CGCCGCACCTCGGCTTCGACGTCGACAGTCTCCGGATCGACGCCCAACTCCGTGGCCTGCTGCTTCGCCAGCTCCAGCTGCATGAGATTCAGCACGGCGTCCAGCCCGCGCGTCTCTTCCAGAAACGCGAGATAACGATCGCGCGGCAGCGTGACCTGCGTCTCGCCGATCGTGATCGACGCGATGACCACGTCGTCGGTCACGACGTCGGCCGCGAGCGGTGCTGCCGGCGCCTGCTCGACGACCGGCTCGGGCTGTGCCTCTGGCATTGGCGGACGGTCATCGGAAGCGGAACAACCGATCAGAAAGAGCAGTGCCACGAGCGGGTAACGCATTGGACGCATCGTCGCGTGGGAAGCGGTCGGATCAAGTGGGCGAGGGGGAAGGTCTGTCGATCCGTGTTTGCAGGACACTGATTGGGACGCAGCGTTGCTGTTTAGCGGTGAGCGGTAGCGAGCCTCGTGTGTAATCGAGCTCACATCCAGCATGCTTGAGGCTCGCTGGCGCTCACCGCTAAACAATCGAACTGAGGTGGTTTTTCATAAGCACAGGGACTCGTTCGTCTGTCTCAACCACCCGATGGCTTCGCTTGGAATCCGTCTTCTTTGAGGTGATCGACGACGCGGTCGCGGTGGTCGCCCTGGAGTTCGAAGCCATCGTCGGTGACGGTGCCGCCGACGCCGAGGGTGGTTTTGAGGGTTTTGACGTAGGTGGCGAGGTCGGTCGCGACGGGGTCGAGTCCGGTGACGACGGTGGTCCACTTGCCGCGGCGTTTTTCGCGTCGGACGCGTGGGGATTGGTC
Above is a genomic segment from Planctomycetota bacterium containing:
- a CDS encoding translation initiation factor → MGLFDGTALERPVTCAHCDKTIDDCDCPRSASGEIVQPEDQSPRVRREKRRGKWTTVVTGLDPVATDLATYVKTLKTTLGVGGTVTDDGFELQGDHRDRVVDHLKEDGFQAKPSGG